A stretch of Arachis hypogaea cultivar Tifrunner chromosome 15, arahy.Tifrunner.gnm2.J5K5, whole genome shotgun sequence DNA encodes these proteins:
- the LOC112749583 gene encoding uncharacterized protein isoform X1, producing the protein MLRVVLSLYLIGKRRLHGFIPGTSTHSLWSDQFPIAKLSNRVSQYPGDMLMTRRIGMEGMGKFIQIVASRLMCIGCTTELIIAEQQASMGRVAELDKLLKDKDTVMEKALKEKDEAIVDATTKLKSSEDEVNHLTDQIRLLQSDIKDSDLAKGQLTSRVHELEELGMEMFASGFDRAVS; encoded by the exons ATGTTGCGGGTGGTGCTAAGTCTGTATTTGATCGGAAAAAGGCGGCTTCATGGATTCATACCTGGGACGAGCACTCATTCTCTGTGGAGTGACCAGTTCCCCATAGCCAAGCTCTCCAATAGGGTTTCTCAGTACCCTGGCGATATGCTCATGACTCGCCGTATTGGAATGGAGGGTATGGGAAAGTTCATTCAG ATTGTTGCCTCTCGTTTGATGTGCATTGGCTGCACTACTGAATTGATCATAGCTGAGCAGCAGGCTAGTATGGGAAGAGTTGCCGAGTTGGATAAGTTGTTGAAGGATAAAGATACTGTGATGGAGAAGGCTTTGAAGGAGAAAGACGAGGCGATTGTGGATGCAACGACGAAGTTGAAGTCATCTGAGGACGAGGTTAATCATCTTACAGACCAGATTCGACTTTTGCAGTCCGACATTAAGGATAGTGACCTGGCTAAAGGTCAGCTGACTTCTCGAGTTCATGAGTTGGAAGAGTTGGGTATGGAAATGTTTGCCTCAGGTTTTGACCGAGCCGTGAGCTAA